The following coding sequences lie in one Cucurbita pepo subsp. pepo cultivar mu-cu-16 chromosome LG13, ASM280686v2, whole genome shotgun sequence genomic window:
- the LOC111808877 gene encoding type IV inositol polyphosphate 5-phosphatase 3-like isoform X2: protein MRHNSKNQPQRTWAELCCFGCSCLQLFWPRVVLRKLLNISALESDYSADTEDDEDVNSSDSEIEECRFRGRESRFKVDNRDEPLVDDNDVLPRLRRRNSETFRTQYINTKELRICVGTWNVGGKLPPEDLDIDGWIDTNEPADIYVLGFQEIVPLNAGNIFGAEDSRPVARWEDIIRETLNRVRPTTTKIKCFSDPPSPSKFKPFDDIPNLEEEILQESDSDVGEEVHPCDEEFFGKENGDELVRDTNLSLKIPISELSENTKSGIPVEQDLLRQYSSPKRLDRLNCLRTEDSTENDEVVLQPDRRLTKMLSGSERIGLCWPEPPLHLLPHIVLERPNSFKSIKSFKASKSFGKYNSFKSTMNEMPSGVALLGEIDLESLLKRKRRSSYVRIVSKQMVGIFLTIWVRKSLRRHIQNVNVSTVGVGVMGYIGNKGSISVSMSIYQTLFCFICTHLTSGEKEGDELKRNADVSEIHRRTSFHPLNGIGFPKVIHDHERIIWLGDLNYRINLSYEKTRELISRKEWSRLAESDQLLRELKKGRTFDGWTEGNLNFPPTYKYENNSEKYCGEDPKVGRRTPAWCDRILSYGKGLKLCNYRRTEINFSDHRPVTATYVAEVEVFCPRKLQRALTFTDAEIEKQVAIDVY from the exons ATGAGGCACAATTCCAAGAATCAACCTCAG AGAACATGGGCTGAATTATGTTGTTTCGGTTGCTCGTGCCTACAGCTTTTCTGGCCGAGAGTGGTCTTGCGCAAATTGCTCAATATCAGCGCCTTAGAGTCGGATTACAGTGCCGATACCGAAGATGATGAGGATGTAAATTCTTCCGATTCTGAAATCGAAG AATGTCGTTTTAGGGGAAGAGAATCACGCTTCAAGGTAGATAACAGAGATGAACCACTGGTTGATGATAATG ATGTGCTGCCGAggttgagaagaagaaattcagaAACATTTAGGACGCAATATATAAACACAAAAGAACTCAG AATATGTGTTGGGACTTGGAATGTTGGAGGAAAACTACCTCCTGAAGATCTAGATATTGATGGCTGGATTGATACCAATGAGCCAGCTGATATCTATGTCCTTGG TTTCCAGGAGATTGTACCATTGAATGCTGGAAATATATTTGGTGCTGAAGACAGTCGCCCAGTTGCAAGGTGGGAAGATATCATCCGCGAAACATTGAATAGGGTTAGACCTACTACAACTAAGATCAAATGCTTTAGTGATCCACCATCCCCATCAAAGTTTAAGCCATTTGACGACATCCCAAATTTAGAGGAGGAGATTCTGCAGGAAAGTGATAGTGACGTTGGTGAGGAGGTGCATCCATGTGATGAAGAATTCTTTGGCAAGGAAAATGGTGACGAACTAGTCAGGGACACAAATCTAAGCTTGAAGATCCCGATTTCGGAACTTTCTGAAAATACCAAATCAGGGATACCTGTAGAACAGGATTTACTGAGGCAATATTCTTCTCCAAAGAGATTGGATCGGTTAAATTGCTTACGGACTGAAGACAGCACAGAGAATGACGAGGTTGTCTTGCAACCAGATAGAAGATTAACTAAAATGCTTAGTGGGTCAGAAAGGATTGGTTTATGTTGGCCTGAGCCCCCACTACACTTACTACCCCATATTGTTTTAGAGAGACCTAACtcatttaaatcaataaaatcgTTTAAAGCATCCAAGTCCTTTGGgaaatataattcttttaagtcaACCATGAATGAAATGCCATCAGGGGTTGCTTTGCTTGGAGAAATTGATCTCGAGTCTCTCCTAAAACGAAAGAGAAGATCGTCATATGTTAGAATAGTAAGTAAGCAAATGGTTGGTATTTTCCTCACAATATGGGTTCGTAAGAGTTTGCGAAGGCACATTCAGAATGTAAATGTATCTACTGTTGGTGTTGGTGTAATGGGCTACATCGGCAACAAG GGATCCATATCTGTCAGCATGTCCATATATCAGACCCTATTTTGCTTTATATGCACTCACCTGACTTCAGGTGAAAAGGAGGGGGATGAACTTAAAAGAAATGCTGATGTGAGCGAAATACATAGAAGAACTTCATTCCATCCACTTAATGGTATTGGTTTTCCTAAAGTAATCCACGATCATGA GCGGATAATCTGGCTGGGTGATTTAAATTACCGCATCAACTTGTCTTATGAGAAGACAAGAGAGCTTATCTCGAGAAAAGAATGGTCTAGGTTGGCTGAGAGTGATCAG TTATTGCGGGAGCTTAAGAAGGGTCGTACATTTGATGGATGGACCGAGGGAAACCTAAATTTTCCACCAACCTATAAATACGAGAATAATTCAGAAAAGTATTGTGGCGAAGATCCAAAAGTTGGAAGGCGTACTCCAGCATG GTGTGACCGTATACTTTCATATGGCAAAGGATTGAAATTGTGCAATTATAGGAGGACTGAAATTAACTTTTCTGATCATAGACCAGTGACAGCCACCTATGTGGCCGAGGTCGAGGTTTTCTGTCCCCGTAAGCTACAGCGAGCCCTGACATTTACAGATGCAGAGATCGAAAAACAAGTAGCAATCGATGTATACTGA
- the LOC111808877 gene encoding type IV inositol polyphosphate 5-phosphatase 3-like isoform X3, whose translation MRHNSKNQPQLFWPRVVLRKLLNISALESDYSADTEDDEDVNSSDSEIEAECRFRGRESRFKVDNRDEPLVDDNDVLPRLRRRNSETFRTQYINTKELRICVGTWNVGGKLPPEDLDIDGWIDTNEPADIYVLGFQEIVPLNAGNIFGAEDSRPVARWEDIIRETLNRVRPTTTKIKCFSDPPSPSKFKPFDDIPNLEEEILQESDSDVGEEVHPCDEEFFGKENGDELVRDTNLSLKIPISELSENTKSGIPVEQDLLRQYSSPKRLDRLNCLRTEDSTENDEVVLQPDRRLTKMLSGSERIGLCWPEPPLHLLPHIVLERPNSFKSIKSFKASKSFGKYNSFKSTMNEMPSGVALLGEIDLESLLKRKRRSSYVRIVSKQMVGIFLTIWVRKSLRRHIQNVNVSTVGVGVMGYIGNKGSISVSMSIYQTLFCFICTHLTSGEKEGDELKRNADVSEIHRRTSFHPLNGIGFPKVIHDHERIIWLGDLNYRINLSYEKTRELISRKEWSRLAESDQLLRELKKGRTFDGWTEGNLNFPPTYKYENNSEKYCGEDPKVGRRTPAWCDRILSYGKGLKLCNYRRTEINFSDHRPVTATYVAEVEVFCPRKLQRALTFTDAEIEKQVAIDVY comes from the exons ATGAGGCACAATTCCAAGAATCAACCTCAG CTTTTCTGGCCGAGAGTGGTCTTGCGCAAATTGCTCAATATCAGCGCCTTAGAGTCGGATTACAGTGCCGATACCGAAGATGATGAGGATGTAAATTCTTCCGATTCTGAAATCGAAG CAGAATGTCGTTTTAGGGGAAGAGAATCACGCTTCAAGGTAGATAACAGAGATGAACCACTGGTTGATGATAATG ATGTGCTGCCGAggttgagaagaagaaattcagaAACATTTAGGACGCAATATATAAACACAAAAGAACTCAG AATATGTGTTGGGACTTGGAATGTTGGAGGAAAACTACCTCCTGAAGATCTAGATATTGATGGCTGGATTGATACCAATGAGCCAGCTGATATCTATGTCCTTGG TTTCCAGGAGATTGTACCATTGAATGCTGGAAATATATTTGGTGCTGAAGACAGTCGCCCAGTTGCAAGGTGGGAAGATATCATCCGCGAAACATTGAATAGGGTTAGACCTACTACAACTAAGATCAAATGCTTTAGTGATCCACCATCCCCATCAAAGTTTAAGCCATTTGACGACATCCCAAATTTAGAGGAGGAGATTCTGCAGGAAAGTGATAGTGACGTTGGTGAGGAGGTGCATCCATGTGATGAAGAATTCTTTGGCAAGGAAAATGGTGACGAACTAGTCAGGGACACAAATCTAAGCTTGAAGATCCCGATTTCGGAACTTTCTGAAAATACCAAATCAGGGATACCTGTAGAACAGGATTTACTGAGGCAATATTCTTCTCCAAAGAGATTGGATCGGTTAAATTGCTTACGGACTGAAGACAGCACAGAGAATGACGAGGTTGTCTTGCAACCAGATAGAAGATTAACTAAAATGCTTAGTGGGTCAGAAAGGATTGGTTTATGTTGGCCTGAGCCCCCACTACACTTACTACCCCATATTGTTTTAGAGAGACCTAACtcatttaaatcaataaaatcgTTTAAAGCATCCAAGTCCTTTGGgaaatataattcttttaagtcaACCATGAATGAAATGCCATCAGGGGTTGCTTTGCTTGGAGAAATTGATCTCGAGTCTCTCCTAAAACGAAAGAGAAGATCGTCATATGTTAGAATAGTAAGTAAGCAAATGGTTGGTATTTTCCTCACAATATGGGTTCGTAAGAGTTTGCGAAGGCACATTCAGAATGTAAATGTATCTACTGTTGGTGTTGGTGTAATGGGCTACATCGGCAACAAG GGATCCATATCTGTCAGCATGTCCATATATCAGACCCTATTTTGCTTTATATGCACTCACCTGACTTCAGGTGAAAAGGAGGGGGATGAACTTAAAAGAAATGCTGATGTGAGCGAAATACATAGAAGAACTTCATTCCATCCACTTAATGGTATTGGTTTTCCTAAAGTAATCCACGATCATGA GCGGATAATCTGGCTGGGTGATTTAAATTACCGCATCAACTTGTCTTATGAGAAGACAAGAGAGCTTATCTCGAGAAAAGAATGGTCTAGGTTGGCTGAGAGTGATCAG TTATTGCGGGAGCTTAAGAAGGGTCGTACATTTGATGGATGGACCGAGGGAAACCTAAATTTTCCACCAACCTATAAATACGAGAATAATTCAGAAAAGTATTGTGGCGAAGATCCAAAAGTTGGAAGGCGTACTCCAGCATG GTGTGACCGTATACTTTCATATGGCAAAGGATTGAAATTGTGCAATTATAGGAGGACTGAAATTAACTTTTCTGATCATAGACCAGTGACAGCCACCTATGTGGCCGAGGTCGAGGTTTTCTGTCCCCGTAAGCTACAGCGAGCCCTGACATTTACAGATGCAGAGATCGAAAAACAAGTAGCAATCGATGTATACTGA
- the LOC111808877 gene encoding type IV inositol polyphosphate 5-phosphatase 3-like isoform X1 yields the protein MRHNSKNQPQRTWAELCCFGCSCLQLFWPRVVLRKLLNISALESDYSADTEDDEDVNSSDSEIEAECRFRGRESRFKVDNRDEPLVDDNDVLPRLRRRNSETFRTQYINTKELRICVGTWNVGGKLPPEDLDIDGWIDTNEPADIYVLGFQEIVPLNAGNIFGAEDSRPVARWEDIIRETLNRVRPTTTKIKCFSDPPSPSKFKPFDDIPNLEEEILQESDSDVGEEVHPCDEEFFGKENGDELVRDTNLSLKIPISELSENTKSGIPVEQDLLRQYSSPKRLDRLNCLRTEDSTENDEVVLQPDRRLTKMLSGSERIGLCWPEPPLHLLPHIVLERPNSFKSIKSFKASKSFGKYNSFKSTMNEMPSGVALLGEIDLESLLKRKRRSSYVRIVSKQMVGIFLTIWVRKSLRRHIQNVNVSTVGVGVMGYIGNKGSISVSMSIYQTLFCFICTHLTSGEKEGDELKRNADVSEIHRRTSFHPLNGIGFPKVIHDHERIIWLGDLNYRINLSYEKTRELISRKEWSRLAESDQLLRELKKGRTFDGWTEGNLNFPPTYKYENNSEKYCGEDPKVGRRTPAWCDRILSYGKGLKLCNYRRTEINFSDHRPVTATYVAEVEVFCPRKLQRALTFTDAEIEKQVAIDVY from the exons ATGAGGCACAATTCCAAGAATCAACCTCAG AGAACATGGGCTGAATTATGTTGTTTCGGTTGCTCGTGCCTACAGCTTTTCTGGCCGAGAGTGGTCTTGCGCAAATTGCTCAATATCAGCGCCTTAGAGTCGGATTACAGTGCCGATACCGAAGATGATGAGGATGTAAATTCTTCCGATTCTGAAATCGAAG CAGAATGTCGTTTTAGGGGAAGAGAATCACGCTTCAAGGTAGATAACAGAGATGAACCACTGGTTGATGATAATG ATGTGCTGCCGAggttgagaagaagaaattcagaAACATTTAGGACGCAATATATAAACACAAAAGAACTCAG AATATGTGTTGGGACTTGGAATGTTGGAGGAAAACTACCTCCTGAAGATCTAGATATTGATGGCTGGATTGATACCAATGAGCCAGCTGATATCTATGTCCTTGG TTTCCAGGAGATTGTACCATTGAATGCTGGAAATATATTTGGTGCTGAAGACAGTCGCCCAGTTGCAAGGTGGGAAGATATCATCCGCGAAACATTGAATAGGGTTAGACCTACTACAACTAAGATCAAATGCTTTAGTGATCCACCATCCCCATCAAAGTTTAAGCCATTTGACGACATCCCAAATTTAGAGGAGGAGATTCTGCAGGAAAGTGATAGTGACGTTGGTGAGGAGGTGCATCCATGTGATGAAGAATTCTTTGGCAAGGAAAATGGTGACGAACTAGTCAGGGACACAAATCTAAGCTTGAAGATCCCGATTTCGGAACTTTCTGAAAATACCAAATCAGGGATACCTGTAGAACAGGATTTACTGAGGCAATATTCTTCTCCAAAGAGATTGGATCGGTTAAATTGCTTACGGACTGAAGACAGCACAGAGAATGACGAGGTTGTCTTGCAACCAGATAGAAGATTAACTAAAATGCTTAGTGGGTCAGAAAGGATTGGTTTATGTTGGCCTGAGCCCCCACTACACTTACTACCCCATATTGTTTTAGAGAGACCTAACtcatttaaatcaataaaatcgTTTAAAGCATCCAAGTCCTTTGGgaaatataattcttttaagtcaACCATGAATGAAATGCCATCAGGGGTTGCTTTGCTTGGAGAAATTGATCTCGAGTCTCTCCTAAAACGAAAGAGAAGATCGTCATATGTTAGAATAGTAAGTAAGCAAATGGTTGGTATTTTCCTCACAATATGGGTTCGTAAGAGTTTGCGAAGGCACATTCAGAATGTAAATGTATCTACTGTTGGTGTTGGTGTAATGGGCTACATCGGCAACAAG GGATCCATATCTGTCAGCATGTCCATATATCAGACCCTATTTTGCTTTATATGCACTCACCTGACTTCAGGTGAAAAGGAGGGGGATGAACTTAAAAGAAATGCTGATGTGAGCGAAATACATAGAAGAACTTCATTCCATCCACTTAATGGTATTGGTTTTCCTAAAGTAATCCACGATCATGA GCGGATAATCTGGCTGGGTGATTTAAATTACCGCATCAACTTGTCTTATGAGAAGACAAGAGAGCTTATCTCGAGAAAAGAATGGTCTAGGTTGGCTGAGAGTGATCAG TTATTGCGGGAGCTTAAGAAGGGTCGTACATTTGATGGATGGACCGAGGGAAACCTAAATTTTCCACCAACCTATAAATACGAGAATAATTCAGAAAAGTATTGTGGCGAAGATCCAAAAGTTGGAAGGCGTACTCCAGCATG GTGTGACCGTATACTTTCATATGGCAAAGGATTGAAATTGTGCAATTATAGGAGGACTGAAATTAACTTTTCTGATCATAGACCAGTGACAGCCACCTATGTGGCCGAGGTCGAGGTTTTCTGTCCCCGTAAGCTACAGCGAGCCCTGACATTTACAGATGCAGAGATCGAAAAACAAGTAGCAATCGATGTATACTGA